A stretch of Leucobacter aridicollis DNA encodes these proteins:
- a CDS encoding MFS transporter: MAATDPRISPSRWTFGVLIVFTMFGFGFGNWLARIPAVRDRLDASTFEMSVIGLTLAAGSLLGLVFAGRTVTWLGPRQSILYGALGQALFMPLGATLLWFGMPIPGMLALACFGFFFSTSDVAMNVSGAAAERALGKSRMPILHGGYSFGGVSAMGVGALAEMLQIPVPVHLGAVFLLIIAGILFAIRSIPRVEPGEMPAEPVPVNTNTGPIQLLANPAAETAPQKPTSYNPWRDPRIIVIGFVAMSLSLTEGTATDWLPLALADHRGFSNSAAALALGVFFVAMLSTRAAGSWLIERFGRVWILRASAMTAGASIVLINVLPFSWAAYVCAGLWGVGSALGFPIGVSAAADDPQKAVRGVATVSAIAYAAFLLGPMAIGLLGEHLGLLNAFLPLVAFLIFVVFAAGAAREPGRQAGRTTTG; this comes from the coding sequence GTGGCCGCCACAGACCCGCGTATCTCGCCGTCGAGGTGGACCTTCGGCGTGCTCATCGTGTTCACAATGTTTGGCTTTGGCTTCGGCAACTGGCTCGCCCGCATTCCCGCGGTGCGCGATCGCCTCGACGCGAGCACGTTCGAGATGAGCGTCATCGGGCTCACGCTCGCCGCAGGATCGCTGCTCGGGCTCGTGTTCGCCGGCCGCACGGTGACGTGGCTCGGGCCGCGCCAGTCGATCCTGTACGGCGCCCTCGGGCAGGCGCTGTTCATGCCGCTCGGTGCAACGCTCCTGTGGTTCGGCATGCCGATCCCGGGGATGCTCGCGCTCGCATGCTTCGGGTTCTTCTTCAGCACGAGCGACGTCGCCATGAACGTGAGCGGGGCCGCCGCCGAGCGCGCGCTGGGCAAGTCACGCATGCCGATCCTGCACGGCGGCTACAGCTTTGGCGGGGTGAGCGCGATGGGCGTCGGCGCGCTCGCAGAGATGCTGCAGATCCCAGTCCCCGTGCACTTGGGGGCAGTCTTCCTGCTGATCATCGCGGGGATCCTCTTCGCGATCCGCAGCATCCCGCGCGTCGAACCCGGCGAGATGCCCGCTGAGCCCGTACCCGTGAACACGAACACCGGCCCGATCCAGCTGCTCGCGAACCCGGCGGCCGAGACCGCCCCGCAGAAGCCGACGAGCTATAACCCGTGGCGTGACCCCCGCATCATCGTGATCGGCTTCGTCGCGATGAGTTTGAGCCTGACCGAGGGGACGGCGACCGACTGGCTGCCGCTCGCCCTCGCCGATCACCGTGGCTTCTCGAACTCGGCAGCAGCGCTTGCGCTCGGTGTGTTCTTCGTCGCGATGCTCTCGACCCGCGCCGCCGGCAGCTGGCTGATCGAGCGGTTCGGCCGCGTGTGGATCCTCCGCGCCAGCGCGATGACCGCGGGCGCAAGCATCGTGCTCATCAACGTGCTGCCATTCAGCTGGGCCGCCTACGTCTGCGCCGGACTCTGGGGCGTGGGCAGCGCCCTGGGCTTCCCCATCGGCGTCTCGGCCGCCGCCGACGACCCGCAGAAGGCGGTCCGCGGCGTCGCCACCGTCTCGGCGATCGCCTACGCGGCGTTTCTGCTCGGGCCGATGGCGATCGGCCTGCTCGGCGAGCACCTCGGGCTGCTCAACGCGTTCCTCCCGCTCGTCGCCTTCCTCATCTTCGTGGTGTTCGCGGCGGGGGCGGCCCGTGAGCCCGGTCGACAGGCGGGTCGCACGACAACCGGCTAA
- a CDS encoding YibE/F family protein: protein MRADPGAPGRFGAAWLAKVRRDGRWRMHAVLGAILGALLLATSLATAALWPDAEQVPIHGAADAAGSEIITVRVTDVVPIPCAQGGPGVDGAAEPAAAAEPPSSDCFEVRATLPVGKPVSFTLNHMNTHPVTPQEGDRVRVITGGSSESGDAQYYFYDYPRSGKLLAIAVVFALIVIGVGRWRGALSLVGVAAAVGVLVAFVLPAVLAGKPPILVAVTASAGIMTLVLYLAHGISHRTTAALFGAMFGILFTAVAGFGVTRWLRFSGIASTEDASLLVAVPGLNMNDLLTATIVIAGLGVLNDITVAQASAVWEMRELNPQASKRRLYLAAMRIGRDHIASSIYTLVFAYAGAMLGVLLLIYTYPRDLLDLITSEQIAQEVVRTLIGAAGLVLSMPVTTALAVLFAREPQADDAPAAGGDDAAVRVS from the coding sequence ATGCGGGCTGACCCGGGCGCACCCGGGCGCTTCGGCGCCGCGTGGCTGGCGAAGGTGCGCCGCGACGGTCGCTGGCGGATGCACGCCGTGCTCGGCGCGATCCTCGGGGCCCTGCTGCTTGCGACCTCGCTCGCAACGGCCGCGCTCTGGCCGGACGCCGAACAGGTCCCGATCCACGGCGCCGCCGACGCCGCCGGGAGTGAGATCATCACCGTCCGGGTCACGGACGTTGTCCCCATCCCCTGCGCGCAGGGCGGTCCCGGCGTCGACGGCGCGGCTGAGCCGGCGGCTGCCGCGGAACCGCCTTCGAGCGACTGCTTCGAGGTGCGGGCGACCCTGCCGGTCGGGAAGCCCGTGAGCTTCACGCTCAACCACATGAACACCCATCCCGTCACGCCGCAGGAGGGTGACCGCGTGCGCGTCATCACGGGCGGGTCGAGCGAGTCGGGGGACGCGCAGTACTACTTCTACGACTACCCGCGCAGCGGCAAGCTGCTCGCGATCGCGGTGGTGTTCGCGCTCATCGTGATCGGCGTCGGCAGGTGGCGCGGCGCGCTGTCGCTCGTCGGTGTCGCGGCGGCGGTCGGGGTGTTGGTCGCGTTCGTGCTTCCCGCGGTGCTCGCCGGCAAGCCGCCGATCCTCGTCGCCGTGACGGCCTCCGCCGGGATCATGACGCTCGTGCTCTACCTCGCCCACGGCATTTCGCACCGCACCACGGCAGCGCTCTTCGGGGCGATGTTTGGCATCCTGTTCACGGCCGTGGCTGGGTTCGGGGTGACGCGATGGTTGCGGTTTAGCGGGATCGCCTCGACCGAGGACGCGAGCCTCCTCGTTGCGGTGCCCGGGCTGAACATGAACGACCTGCTCACCGCGACGATCGTCATCGCCGGGCTTGGCGTGTTGAACGACATCACGGTCGCGCAGGCGTCGGCGGTCTGGGAGATGCGCGAGCTCAATCCCCAGGCGAGCAAGCGGCGGCTGTATCTCGCGGCGATGCGGATCGGCCGGGACCACATCGCGTCGAGCATCTACACCCTCGTCTTCGCGTACGCGGGCGCGATGCTCGGGGTGCTGCTGTTGATCTACACGTACCCGCGAGATCTGCTGGATCTCATCACGTCCGAGCAGATTGCCCAAGAGGTGGTTCGCACGCTCATCGGCGCCGCCGGGCTCGTGCTGTCGATGCCGGTGACCACTGCCCTGGCGGTGCTGTTCGCGCGGGAGCCGCAGGCTGACGACGCCCCCGCCGCGGGCGGCGACGACGCCGCGGTGCGGGTGAGCTGA
- a CDS encoding DUF4190 domain-containing protein has product MSYTPPPRVVYQPPAQPPVPPPANGMAVTSLVLGIIGGLIGVWAPFPIFGIIAGAVAFLPALLAIIFGHAGLRTAKRTGTGRGPAITGLVLGYATLAIIIAATLFWGSVIAFGTDAGMSSSF; this is encoded by the coding sequence ATGAGCTACACGCCGCCCCCGCGGGTCGTCTACCAGCCACCCGCCCAGCCGCCCGTGCCGCCGCCCGCGAACGGCATGGCCGTCACCTCGCTCGTGCTCGGCATCATCGGCGGGCTCATCGGCGTGTGGGCGCCATTTCCGATCTTCGGGATCATCGCGGGGGCTGTCGCGTTCCTCCCCGCGCTGCTGGCGATCATCTTCGGGCACGCGGGCCTGCGCACCGCTAAGCGCACGGGAACCGGCCGGGGTCCGGCGATCACCGGGCTCGTTTTGGGCTACGCCACCCTCGCGATCATCATCGCGGCGACACTCTTCTGGGGCTCGGTCATCGCGTTCGGCACCGACGCGGGCATGAGCTCGTCGTTCTAG
- a CDS encoding carbon starvation CstA family protein encodes MNSMNQATPEAHDSSPPLPPVALTADEIAADARNKRGLKIALWIGIGLIGAVGWAMLALSRGETINAIWFVFAGVATYLIAYRFYSRFIEAKIVHADDTRATPAEYKANGKDYVATHRNVLFGHHFAAIAGAGPLVGPVLAAQWGFLPGTIWIIVGVIVAGAVQDYLVMFFSTRRGGRSLGQMARDQLGRIGGTAAIIATLLIMVIIVAILALVVVNALAESPWGVFSVGMTIPIALFMGVYLRWIRPGKITEISIIGFVLLMVAIVAGGWVAGTEWGTAIFTLDKVSLAWFVAIYGFIAAVLPVWLLLAPRDYLSTFMKIGVIVLLAAAVVIANPLVQAPRVSQFAATEVNPVVSGNIFPFLFVTIACGALSGFHALIASGTTPKMVQKERQTRFIGFGGMLMESFVALMALVAAVTLDQGIYFAMNSSAAATGGTVEGAVEFVMGLGIAGVDVTPEMLTSAAQAVGEESIVSRTGGAPTLALGLANIMKDVIGGPAMMGFWYHFAIMFEALFILTAVDAGTRVARFMLQDTMGNFAPKFRDNSWRPGVWLTTLIMVAAWGAILLMGVTDPLGGINTLFPLFGIANQLLAAIALAVVMAIIAAKQNFKYLWVVAAPLAFIAVVTITGSLYKIFSPVPAVGYFANHVKYRDALAAGDTSLGPVESLEAIVRNTMVQGVLSIVFVSLAIIVIVTAVAAVIRSYRTGKVVDTEDPYVPSRTFGAAGFIATPSERKLQAEWDALPEELRPDVQQH; translated from the coding sequence ATGAACTCAATGAATCAAGCGACTCCGGAGGCGCACGACTCCAGCCCGCCGCTCCCGCCCGTCGCGCTCACCGCGGACGAGATCGCGGCCGACGCGCGCAACAAGCGCGGCCTGAAGATCGCGCTCTGGATCGGCATCGGCCTCATCGGTGCCGTTGGCTGGGCCATGCTCGCGCTCTCGCGCGGTGAGACCATCAACGCGATCTGGTTCGTCTTCGCCGGCGTCGCGACCTACCTCATCGCGTACCGGTTCTACTCGCGCTTCATCGAAGCGAAGATCGTGCATGCCGACGACACCCGTGCGACGCCGGCCGAGTACAAGGCAAACGGCAAGGACTACGTTGCCACCCACCGCAACGTGCTCTTCGGGCATCACTTCGCCGCAATCGCCGGCGCGGGCCCGCTCGTCGGACCGGTCCTGGCCGCGCAGTGGGGATTCCTTCCCGGCACGATCTGGATCATCGTCGGCGTCATCGTCGCCGGCGCCGTCCAGGACTACCTCGTCATGTTCTTCTCGACCCGCCGCGGCGGGCGCTCACTCGGGCAGATGGCCCGCGACCAGCTTGGCCGCATCGGCGGCACCGCCGCGATCATCGCCACGCTGCTCATCATGGTCATCATCGTCGCGATCCTCGCCCTCGTGGTCGTGAACGCGCTTGCCGAGAGCCCGTGGGGCGTCTTCTCCGTCGGCATGACGATCCCCATCGCCCTCTTCATGGGCGTCTACCTCCGCTGGATTCGCCCCGGCAAGATCACCGAGATCTCGATTATTGGATTCGTGCTGCTCATGGTCGCGATCGTCGCCGGCGGCTGGGTCGCGGGCACCGAGTGGGGCACCGCAATCTTCACACTCGACAAGGTTTCGCTTGCCTGGTTCGTCGCGATCTACGGCTTCATCGCCGCCGTGCTGCCGGTCTGGCTGCTGCTCGCACCGCGCGACTACCTCTCGACGTTCATGAAGATCGGCGTGATCGTGCTGCTCGCCGCGGCGGTTGTCATCGCGAACCCGCTCGTACAGGCGCCGCGGGTGAGCCAGTTTGCCGCGACCGAGGTGAACCCCGTGGTCTCGGGCAACATCTTCCCGTTCCTCTTCGTTACGATCGCGTGTGGTGCGCTCTCCGGGTTCCACGCACTCATCGCCTCGGGCACGACGCCGAAGATGGTGCAGAAGGAGCGCCAGACCCGCTTCATCGGGTTCGGCGGCATGCTCATGGAGTCGTTCGTCGCGCTCATGGCACTCGTCGCCGCGGTCACCCTCGACCAGGGCATCTACTTCGCGATGAACTCCTCTGCCGCGGCAACGGGCGGCACCGTCGAAGGTGCAGTCGAGTTCGTCATGGGCCTCGGCATCGCCGGCGTCGACGTCACGCCCGAGATGCTCACCTCCGCGGCCCAGGCCGTCGGCGAGGAAAGCATCGTCTCCCGCACCGGCGGCGCCCCGACGCTCGCGCTCGGCCTCGCCAACATCATGAAGGACGTCATCGGCGGCCCCGCGATGATGGGCTTCTGGTACCACTTCGCGATCATGTTCGAGGCGCTGTTCATCCTCACCGCCGTCGACGCAGGCACCCGCGTCGCGCGCTTCATGCTGCAGGACACCATGGGCAACTTCGCGCCGAAGTTCCGCGACAACTCGTGGCGTCCGGGCGTCTGGCTGACGACCCTCATCATGGTGGCGGCCTGGGGCGCGATCCTGCTCATGGGCGTGACCGACCCGCTGGGCGGCATCAACACGCTGTTCCCGCTGTTCGGCATCGCGAACCAGTTGCTCGCGGCCATCGCGCTCGCCGTCGTCATGGCGATCATCGCGGCGAAGCAGAACTTCAAATACCTCTGGGTCGTCGCGGCGCCGCTCGCGTTCATCGCCGTGGTCACGATCACCGGCTCCCTCTACAAGATCTTTTCCCCGGTCCCGGCGGTTGGGTACTTCGCGAACCACGTGAAGTACCGCGACGCGCTCGCCGCAGGCGACACATCGCTCGGTCCCGTGGAGAGCCTCGAGGCCATCGTGCGCAACACGATGGTGCAGGGGGTGCTCTCGATCGTGTTCGTCTCGCTCGCGATCATCGTGATTGTCACCGCGGTCGCAGCCGTGATCCGCTCGTATCGGACCGGCAAGGTCGTCGACACCGAGGATCCGTACGTGCCGAGCCGGACGTTCGGCGCCGCCGGGTTCATTGCGACGCCGAGCGAGCGCAAGCTGCAGGCCGAATGGGACGCGCTGCCCGAGGAGCTGAGGCCAGATGTCCAGCAGCACTAG
- a CDS encoding TetR family transcriptional regulator: MRNTRADVVAAALRVLAAQGLESCSMRRVAAELDVQPSALYHHVPNKQSLLALMADEILRSVRLDASDPRALCVALRGAMLSVRDGADVVATVEAFRLGSSAIERRLAELVGGEGAQTLLLYTFGHAQSTQTHRQAAEFGALLAEELPQEAGDGRDLDATFDSGIDIILGGLAAREIARTN; this comes from the coding sequence ATGCGCAACACGAGAGCCGACGTCGTCGCCGCGGCGCTCCGGGTGCTCGCCGCGCAGGGGCTCGAATCATGCTCGATGCGGCGGGTCGCCGCCGAACTCGACGTTCAGCCCAGCGCGCTCTATCACCACGTGCCGAACAAGCAGAGTCTGCTCGCCCTCATGGCCGACGAGATCCTGCGCAGCGTCCGCCTCGACGCATCTGACCCGCGCGCGCTGTGTGTGGCCCTGCGGGGGGCGATGCTCTCCGTCCGCGACGGGGCCGACGTTGTTGCGACAGTGGAGGCATTTCGGCTCGGCTCCTCGGCGATCGAGCGGCGGCTCGCTGAGCTTGTCGGGGGCGAGGGCGCCCAGACCCTGCTGCTCTACACGTTCGGCCACGCGCAGTCCACGCAGACGCACAGGCAGGCCGCCGAATTTGGTGCACTGCTGGCGGAGGAGCTCCCGCAGGAGGCGGGGGACGGGCGTGACCTCGACGCCACCTTCGACAGTGGAATCGACATCATTCTCGGGGGCCTCGCGGCGCGAGAAATAGCGCGAACGAACTGA
- a CDS encoding M13 family metallopeptidase: MSNAAPGKSGIDLSELDPAVRPQDDLFRHMNGKWIDRTEIPADKARYGSFAVLAENAEEAVRDIITGTEAPAAGLVEGGADAEADKVAALYASFMDTERIDALGAEPIRADLDRALAVPSIPELVRVTAELERKGLGGFYGMFIDNDPGDPARYILFVMQGGIGLPDESYYREEQFAEVREQYRAHIARMLTLAGVGSKTAGDPERLAELAFDLETRIAASHWDTVASRDIQKLYNLRDFAGLQEITPQLDWQAYIAAMGAPEAAFAEVVAAQPDALAGLAALLVEDELEAWQAWLAWSIVRSSAALLTQEMSRANFDFYGTALTGATEQRERWRRGVSFVEGAMGEAVGRIYVERHFDENSKAAMDELVGHLIGAYRDSIEELSWMGEGTRERALEKLGKFTPKIGYPEKWRDYSALAADASDLVGNSQRVAEYEFEREFGKIGKPIDATEWFMTPQTVNAYYNPGMNEIVFPAAILQPPFFDVTWDAATNFGAIGAVIGHEIGHGFDDQGSRYDGDGKLTDWWTEQDREAFEKLTGALIGQYNELSPEGADGQTVNGELTIGENIGDLSGLEIAWKAYLRSLAGAESPVIDGLTGAERFFLAWAQAWQQKSRPAEVVRLLTIDPHSPNEFRCNQILKNLDAYHEAYGTKPGDKLYLAPEERVSIW; this comes from the coding sequence ATGAGCAACGCAGCGCCCGGCAAGTCCGGCATCGACCTCTCCGAACTCGATCCGGCGGTGCGCCCGCAGGACGACCTCTTCCGCCACATGAACGGCAAGTGGATCGACCGCACCGAGATCCCCGCCGACAAGGCACGCTACGGCTCCTTCGCCGTGCTCGCCGAGAACGCGGAGGAGGCGGTGCGCGACATCATTACCGGCACCGAGGCCCCCGCGGCCGGCCTCGTCGAGGGCGGCGCAGACGCGGAGGCCGATAAGGTCGCCGCGCTGTATGCGAGCTTCATGGACACGGAGCGGATCGACGCCCTCGGCGCCGAGCCGATCCGCGCCGACCTCGACCGCGCGCTTGCTGTCCCGTCGATCCCCGAGCTCGTGCGCGTGACCGCTGAGCTCGAACGGAAGGGCCTCGGCGGGTTCTACGGCATGTTCATCGACAACGACCCGGGCGACCCGGCGCGCTACATCCTCTTCGTCATGCAGGGCGGGATCGGGCTCCCCGACGAGTCCTACTACCGCGAGGAGCAGTTCGCCGAGGTGCGCGAGCAGTACCGCGCGCACATCGCCCGCATGCTCACCCTCGCCGGCGTCGGCTCGAAGACCGCCGGCGATCCTGAGCGCCTCGCCGAGCTCGCCTTTGATCTCGAGACGCGCATCGCTGCGAGCCACTGGGACACTGTCGCGAGCCGCGACATCCAGAAGCTCTATAACCTGCGCGACTTCGCCGGGCTCCAGGAGATCACCCCGCAGCTTGACTGGCAGGCGTACATCGCCGCGATGGGCGCACCTGAGGCCGCCTTCGCCGAGGTCGTCGCCGCCCAGCCCGACGCGCTCGCGGGTCTCGCGGCGCTGCTCGTCGAGGACGAGCTTGAGGCCTGGCAGGCGTGGCTCGCGTGGTCAATCGTCCGCTCCTCTGCGGCGCTCCTCACGCAGGAGATGTCGCGCGCGAACTTCGACTTCTACGGCACCGCGCTCACCGGCGCGACCGAGCAGCGCGAGCGCTGGCGCCGCGGCGTCTCGTTCGTCGAGGGCGCTATGGGCGAGGCCGTCGGCCGCATCTACGTCGAGCGCCACTTCGATGAGAACTCAAAGGCAGCGATGGACGAGCTCGTCGGTCACCTCATCGGGGCCTACCGGGACTCCATCGAGGAGCTGTCGTGGATGGGCGAGGGCACCCGCGAGCGAGCCCTCGAAAAGCTCGGGAAGTTCACGCCGAAGATCGGCTACCCGGAGAAGTGGCGTGACTATTCGGCGCTCGCCGCAGACGCGAGCGACCTCGTCGGCAACTCGCAGCGCGTGGCCGAGTACGAGTTCGAGCGCGAGTTCGGCAAGATCGGCAAGCCGATCGACGCAACCGAGTGGTTCATGACCCCGCAGACGGTGAACGCGTACTACAACCCGGGCATGAACGAGATCGTGTTCCCCGCTGCCATCCTGCAGCCCCCGTTCTTCGATGTGACCTGGGACGCGGCGACGAACTTCGGCGCGATCGGCGCGGTCATCGGCCATGAGATCGGTCATGGCTTCGACGATCAGGGTTCGCGCTACGACGGCGACGGCAAGCTCACCGACTGGTGGACGGAGCAGGACCGCGAGGCGTTCGAGAAGCTCACGGGAGCGCTCATCGGCCAGTACAACGAGCTCTCCCCTGAGGGCGCCGACGGCCAGACCGTGAACGGCGAGTTGACGATCGGCGAGAACATCGGTGACCTGTCGGGTCTCGAGATCGCGTGGAAGGCGTACCTGCGCTCGCTCGCGGGCGCCGAGTCGCCGGTGATCGACGGGCTCACGGGGGCCGAGCGCTTCTTCCTGGCCTGGGCGCAGGCGTGGCAGCAGAAGTCGCGCCCGGCTGAGGTCGTGCGGCTCCTGACGATCGACCCGCACTCGCCGAACGAGTTCCGGTGCAACCAGATCTTGAAGAACCTCGATGCGTACCACGAGGCGTACGGCACGAAGCCTGGCGACAAGCTCTACCTCGCGCCGGAGGAGCGCGTGAGCATCTGGTAG
- a CDS encoding MATE family efflux transporter, translating into MPPSELPLRSTIDRRIAALALPALGALIVEPMLLTLDAIFIGHLGAAPLAGLAIASAILQTAVGLMIFLAYSTTPMVARRRGAGDMRGAVQAGIDGLWLALGIGIVVGSALWLVSAPIVRLFGADAATTDEALAYLTVSCLGIPAMLLVFAATGLLRGLQDTRTPLYVATIGFSANALLNWWFIYGLGWGIAGSAWGTVVAQWGMVVVYVAVVARHARREGANWLPHRDGLSQAGRSGGWLFIRTLGLRAAFLATVFAATSHGTEATAAYQVVFTIFSTAAFALDALAIAAQALIGDALGSRNAALARRIVGRTIFWGLVAGAVIGAVLALGSQVIGRAFTSDAGVLELLPPALIVLGCSLPLGGFVFVLDGVLMGAGDVRYLAWTSMVNLAVYLPVLWLATSLVPSGTAALVAITASFMIAFMLARATTLGLRARGGRWIVLGV; encoded by the coding sequence ATGCCGCCGAGCGAGTTACCGTTGCGCAGCACCATCGACCGCAGGATCGCAGCCCTCGCTCTCCCGGCGCTTGGCGCGCTGATCGTCGAGCCCATGCTGCTGACACTCGACGCGATCTTCATCGGGCACCTCGGCGCCGCGCCGCTTGCCGGGCTCGCGATCGCGAGCGCGATCCTGCAGACCGCGGTCGGCCTCATGATCTTCCTCGCCTACTCGACGACGCCGATGGTCGCCCGCAGACGCGGCGCCGGCGATATGCGGGGAGCCGTGCAGGCAGGCATCGACGGGCTCTGGCTCGCGCTCGGGATCGGGATCGTCGTTGGCTCGGCGCTCTGGCTGGTGAGCGCTCCGATCGTACGGCTCTTTGGGGCCGACGCGGCGACGACGGACGAGGCGCTCGCCTACCTCACGGTGTCGTGCCTCGGGATCCCAGCGATGCTGCTCGTGTTCGCCGCGACCGGGCTCCTCCGCGGCCTGCAGGATACGCGCACCCCGCTGTACGTCGCGACGATCGGCTTCTCGGCGAACGCGCTGCTGAACTGGTGGTTCATCTACGGCCTCGGGTGGGGCATCGCCGGAAGCGCGTGGGGAACTGTCGTCGCGCAGTGGGGCATGGTCGTGGTCTACGTCGCCGTCGTCGCACGCCACGCACGGCGGGAAGGCGCGAACTGGCTCCCCCACCGCGATGGCCTGTCCCAGGCGGGACGCTCCGGCGGGTGGCTCTTCATTCGAACGCTCGGGCTGCGGGCAGCGTTCCTCGCAACGGTGTTCGCGGCCACGAGCCACGGCACCGAGGCGACCGCCGCCTACCAGGTTGTCTTCACGATCTTCTCGACCGCGGCGTTCGCGCTCGACGCGCTTGCGATCGCCGCGCAGGCCCTTATCGGAGACGCGCTCGGCTCGCGCAACGCTGCCCTCGCGCGCAGGATCGTGGGCCGCACCATCTTCTGGGGCCTCGTCGCCGGCGCCGTGATCGGAGCGGTGCTCGCGCTCGGCAGTCAGGTGATCGGGCGGGCGTTCACGAGCGACGCCGGGGTCCTCGAGCTCCTCCCACCCGCGCTGATCGTGCTCGGATGCTCCCTCCCGCTCGGAGGGTTCGTGTTCGTGCTCGACGGCGTGCTCATGGGTGCCGGCGACGTCAGGTACCTCGCGTGGACGAGCATGGTGAACCTCGCCGTCTACCTTCCCGTGCTGTGGCTTGCTACCTCGCTCGTACCGAGCGGCACCGCCGCCCTCGTGGCGATTACCGCGAGCTTCATGATCGCGTTCATGCTCGCCCGCGCGACGACGCTCGGGCTGCGCGCGAGGGGCGGGCGCTGGATCGTGCTCGGCGTCTAA
- a CDS encoding YbdD/YjiX family protein, with translation MSSSTSRARREPGGSLRRRLRAALSYLHELTGEGAYAAYVAHAGRAHPGAEVLSEREFWRERYADEDANPGSRCC, from the coding sequence ATGTCCAGCAGCACTAGTCGCGCCCGGCGAGAGCCCGGCGGTAGCCTCCGCCGGAGGCTTCGCGCCGCGCTGAGCTACCTGCACGAGCTCACGGGCGAGGGCGCGTACGCGGCCTACGTTGCCCATGCGGGGCGCGCGCACCCGGGCGCCGAGGTGCTCTCGGAGCGCGAGTTCTGGCGCGAGCGGTACGCGGACGAAGACGCGAACCCAGGGTCGCGCTGCTGCTGA
- the nucS gene encoding endonuclease NucS — MRIVVADCSVDYAGRLSAHLPRAKRVLMLKGDGSILVHSDGGSYKPLNWMSPPCSLEPLELDDDVRDAGIVEQWQVTHKKTADKLVVSLFEIIHDSSYDLGVDPGLIKDGVEAHLQELLADQIDLLGDGHSLVRREYMTAIGPVDILARDSEGVSVAVEIKRRGEIDGVEQLTRYLELMNRDPLLAPVSGVFAAQEIKPQARTLAEDRGIRCLVLDYDAMRGMEDKNTLF; from the coding sequence GTGCGAATCGTGGTTGCTGACTGTTCCGTTGACTATGCGGGTCGGCTCTCGGCCCACCTGCCGCGCGCGAAGCGCGTACTGATGCTGAAGGGCGACGGCTCGATCCTCGTCCATTCCGACGGCGGCTCCTACAAGCCGTTGAACTGGATGAGCCCGCCGTGCTCGCTCGAGCCGCTCGAACTTGACGACGACGTGCGCGACGCCGGCATCGTCGAGCAGTGGCAGGTCACGCACAAGAAGACCGCCGACAAGCTCGTGGTCTCGCTGTTCGAGATCATCCACGACTCCTCGTACGATCTCGGCGTCGATCCAGGCCTCATCAAGGACGGCGTCGAGGCGCACCTGCAGGAACTGCTCGCCGATCAGATCGACTTGCTCGGCGACGGGCATTCGCTCGTGCGCCGCGAATACATGACGGCCATCGGCCCCGTCGACATTCTCGCCCGCGACTCGGAGGGCGTCTCGGTCGCGGTCGAGATCAAGCGCCGCGGCGAGATCGACGGCGTCGAGCAGCTCACCCGGTACCTCGAACTCATGAACCGCGACCCGTTGCTCGCCCCCGTGTCGGGCGTCTTCGCGGCGCAGGAGATCAAGCCGCAGGCGCGCACGCTGGCTGAGGATCGCGGGATCCGCTGCCTCGTGCTGGACTACGACGCGATGCGCGGCATGGAAGACAAGAACACCCTGTTCTAG
- a CDS encoding biotin transporter BioY, translated as MTAAPAAAPARKRRSTATDLALIASFAALIGACSFLPAIPIGVVPITLQTFAVILAGAVLGSTRGALAVLLWMAVGIVGLPVFTAGGAGLAPFAGPSVGYLVSFPIAAFFTGFVVERLPRKRIATSIPLILIAGAAASILITYPLGALGMAWRADLTLGQAFVFGLSFIPGDLLKNVLMAIVATSVHRAFPALLPARGRAATAPSAPAQPAPAPAAPTA; from the coding sequence ATGACCGCCGCACCAGCAGCAGCCCCCGCGCGCAAGCGCCGCAGCACCGCGACCGACCTCGCGCTGATCGCGAGCTTCGCGGCGCTCATCGGGGCGTGCTCGTTCCTTCCAGCAATCCCGATCGGCGTCGTCCCGATCACGCTGCAGACCTTCGCCGTGATCCTCGCCGGCGCCGTGCTCGGCTCGACACGCGGCGCGCTGGCGGTGCTCCTCTGGATGGCGGTCGGCATCGTCGGTCTCCCCGTGTTCACCGCGGGCGGCGCTGGGCTCGCCCCGTTCGCCGGCCCATCGGTCGGGTACCTCGTGTCGTTCCCGATCGCCGCGTTCTTCACCGGCTTCGTGGTCGAGCGGCTCCCGCGCAAGCGGATCGCGACGAGTATCCCGCTGATCCTGATCGCCGGCGCCGCGGCCTCGATCCTCATCACCTACCCGCTCGGTGCGCTCGGCATGGCCTGGCGCGCCGACCTCACGCTCGGGCAGGCGTTCGTGTTCGGGCTCTCCTTCATTCCAGGCGACCTCCTGAAGAACGTGCTCATGGCAATCGTCGCGACTTCCGTACATCGCGCGTTCCCGGCGCTGCTGCCCGCGCGCGGGCGCGCCGCCACCGCGCCGTCAGCTCCGGCGCAGCCAGCCCCCGCTCCCGCCGCCCCCACCGCGTAG